The following are encoded together in the Drosophila takahashii strain IR98-3 E-12201 chromosome X, DtakHiC1v2, whole genome shotgun sequence genome:
- the LOC108054736 gene encoding uncharacterized protein: MKSFLGIVLIAVVSGTNRTTTRKPTTIESIVIRVPPPRPLCILPPQCTLRSPRVCGRHPNGDCQRFRNICDLLALNRRRNPLQVIHTRELDCRGIRGVGEASRRPCYYPCPARPVICKRTPPEAEICVRSRNLHSCKLLANNCQLRNQNCHSQPRKNWHRTDRRRCGRRQVGDKPDVCEKLPVPNTAVPITTRRPTTKASV, encoded by the exons ATGAAATCATTTTTAGGGATTGTCCTCATTGCGGTGGTTAGTGGCACCAATAGGACAACCACCAGAAAGCCCACTACCATTGAGTCCATTGTGATCCGAGTCCCACCGCCCCGCCCACTTTGCATTCTCCCGCCCCAATGCACGCTTCGAAGTCCGCGAGTCTGTGGTCGTCACCCCAATGGGGACTGCCAGCGTTTCCGGAACATTTGCGACCTGCTGGCCCTGAATCGCCGGCGAAACCCCCTGCAGGTGATTCACACCCGGGAGCTGGACTGCCGAGGAATTCGAGGCGTGGGCGAAGCGAGCCGGCGACCTTGCTACTACCCTTGTCCCGCTCGTCCGGTTATTTGCAAAAGAACGCCCCCCGAGGCGGAGATCTGCGTTCGGTCGCGAAATTTGCATAGCTGCAAGCTGCTGGCCAACAATTGTCAGCTGCGCAACCAGAATTGCCACAGCCAACCCAGAAAAA aCTGGCACCGCACCGATAGACGGCGATGTGGGCGACGGCAGGTGGGGGATAAGCCAGATGTCTGTGAGAAACTGCCCGTTCCGAACACTGCTGTCCCAATAACGACCCGCAGACCCACCACCAAGGCCTCTGTATAA